In the Denticeps clupeoides unplaced genomic scaffold, fDenClu1.1, whole genome shotgun sequence genome, GGGGTAAAATACTGGTCTGGACTCCGAATGCTGGGAGAGCGAGATTTCAAATTGAATTAACAATGCAGTCCAGGAAGAAAGATAGAAAAAGCGAGAAAGGCACTCAGTCGTTCAATTTGCCAATAAAGATGAGAGACTCTGAAGGAGGAAAGACACAGCTTGAAGGGgcctgagctgagctgagcagGTACGGGGAAGTTCACACAGAGTTCGTCGCTGGGCGCGGGAGATGTTACCTGAGTCTGGATGCGGTTGAGGCCTCGGAACCACAGGATCTGTCCGCGGCGGAGCTCGCGCTCGGCGTGGTCGATCTCGTCGAGGTCCTCCATCTCATCCAGCTCCTCCTCGGGGATCTCCTCCTTCTGAGTGCCGTGGCCGGCGGTCTTCAGGAACTTCAGTCGGCTTGTTGGGATGGAGGAGATCACCTGAACAGAGGCGCGGTGTGAGCGAAACTCTCCTGGTTGCTTATTGGGTCAGCTCCATCACAACCGTATTCCACCTTGCCGAAAGTGGAGGTGGCACGGACATTTGTATACCTACAGGACTTCTACATACTCCTGGGACATGGTTTATTTCCGGCATTTCAGACATGTCCTTGGAGTgaccactagggggcagtgTTGTCCCACAGATACGACAACCCAGAGCCACGTGGTGGCACTCAATCAAACAATCTCACCAGAGTGCAGCACCCGTAGGTGGAGCCAATCCCCGCCCCAAAAGCTCACCTGACCCCAGAGCAGACAGCCGAAGCCCAGGAAGATGCACCAGAGCCACTGGTCGATGGTGAGGCCCTGACAGCTGAAGGGCTTCCCGCCAAACTGCACAATGACGATCTGTCAGGAGGGGAAAAGAACAATCAATTAATTACAGCACACATAAACAGGGCTTAAAACTAATTACCGTAATCAATGACCATAAGAACACGAGGCCGCTGCACGGCAATTACCAACGGCAAGCTCGGGCGCTGAAAAAACGGAATCaatatgtagatttttttcGGCGAAGATGCATGTCAATAATTGCATGGAGAAGAGCACCTGGATGATGAAGGTCCCAAAGACGATGGAGCAGAAGATCAGGTTGTTGAAGATGCCCTCGAAGACGTTCCTCTCACCGTGGATCTTGCGGGCGTTAATCTCGTTGAAGAGCTGCATCATGACGAAGGTGTTGAAGACGATGGTGTAGTGTTCAGTTGGCGGGGCGTGGAGAGGTGTGTTCCTTCCACTGTCGATGTCAAACATCCTCTCGCCTGGGGTGACGGTGTAAAGCTGAGCACCGGAACGGAGACACTTTACGCTTCACAGTGTGCAGCAGTCGCCTTACCAGCAAAGAGAAGAGTGAAGATGATGGTGAGCTGATAGACGCCGTGGCCCAGGATGTTCTTCATCATGGTGCGGGAGATGAGCGGCTTGTTCCGGCCGTATGGCTTCCTGAGCAGCAGCGCCTCGGTGGGCGGCTCGGTGGCCAACGCCAGCGACGCGAAGGTGTCCATGATGAGGTTCACCCACAGCATCTGCACCGCCTTCAGAGGCgagtcctacacacacacaaaaaaaaaaagaataaatcagGATTCGTGTTCTGATAAAACACATGGTGGTGTAACAGTGTAGCTCAGCAAAGGATTGTGGGATTGAAAGAGAACATTCTactataatattaaaaaaaaaaaaaaaatgtacattcaaaacaaaacatttcattccACTCAGACATGAGGCAGAAACCACCGAAATGCCTAAATTATAAAACATTCGTGTTTCACTTCATTTCTCACGGTTATTTACCACCCTGTATTCTACAGAAATGTCCTCCAGCACAAAGCTGACACACCAGGGTTTCTTTTTAAGGCCACAGTCATCAAATATAAGACCCCGCATCAGGGTCGTCAGCTCCACTGGTCTAAGGGCcagggcttttttttccccagcagacGCGGTGAATGCCAGATGCTCTCTTAAAATACAATACTAATTGATATTTTAAATTTCCCTTCcaaatttctgtcattttttagCCTGTCAACCTGCTGCAGGCCACTAGGAGGCGACTGCGGTATTTGTGCCGATGCTCAGGGCAGCAtcgtaaataataataaagtgaagtgattgtcacacgtgatacacagcagcacagcaaatggtgcacacagtgaaatgtgtcctctgcatttaacccatcaccctgagtgagcagtgggcggccatgacaggcgcccggggagcagtgtgtggggacggcgcttagctcagtggcaccttggcagatcgggattcgaaccggcaaccttctgattacgcttcctttaccgctaggccaccactggatgGGGGCGGAATCATGGGCATCTCCATGAAAAGACCCCCCCCCCGGTCATGGCagattgtttcatttgatttattgggtttGATTTTCCAAAACtgaacagacttttttttttaaggaaaccACGAGGCCCACGATGCCGACCGTTCAGCTGCGGCAGGTACGGGGCTGAAGGCCGTGTTCGTCATTACAGTTTACACGCTTTATACGCCGCAGACTCCCCGCATGCCACGCTCCGTACAAATCACAGCGCAGGCGTGAAGCCCTGCCGCCCCGCCGCCCGGGGTCGGGCACCCAATTCACACCTGACAGCTCCCAAACGTACACGAGGCGACGCAGGTCAACCGCGAAGCCCCTTAACGGCCCCTCAATTACCAACGACTTTAGGCGGCGTGAGCAGTAATTAGCAGCTGCCACCGTGAGCGGTGACACGCGCGTCACAGTCCAGCCATTCTACTGCGACGAGTAGCCGAGCGTGCGGCTCAGCGCAGGACTTCTGCCACCGAACTGCAGACCTTCGTCCCCGGTTTCCTGCGGGAGCCTCATAACCTTCACGCATGCACAAAAACAGTCAGATCCATGAACGGATGTATGAGGCcctggaccagaagaccacaaagtcccaggatcaaaccccacttactgccattgtgtctctgagcaagacccCGAGTGTCTTCAGAGCAGGGTATCTGCAGGTTTAAGACCTtttttaaagccactttcaTCACCGCATCGGGGTCGACAACATTTGTTCAAGGACCAGAGTTTTTCCAAATGCTCTTctaaattaattttcattttcctcCCAAATTTcctcttgctgagggacacgaaggtagtaagtgtgatttgaacctgggtcttctagttcataggcgagtgtgttacccactaggctacaaccacccttaCTCCTGTACTCCTacaagccactagggggcgagtgtgatgttttcagttattatttgtgagtcatttcaATGCCGTGACCGACAGATTACTGACAGATGAAACTGAAGTGACTGTCagctgaaacacagcacagcacacggtgcacacaacgaaacgtgtcctctgtttttaaccatcacccttggtgagctgtgggcagccatgacaggcatccggggaccggtgtgtggggacgttccGGATTACGGGTCCGCTCCCTTACTCTCTGGGCCATCACGGCTCATTGGAGATTGAAGGCTAATTCCATTTGATTTAGAAACTCGAGAATTCCCCCTCAGAAGACGTCTGTCAACGAACTGCAGAATTCAGCCATATAGCTCCATACTCAGTACCTCTAATTCCAATCTCGTACTCAAAAAGGCAAAACATATTAGAAATTcggcaacattttttttgagGTTTCCAGcagtaaaaaattatattgggTCTGCAGaatttttaagacatttaaactggatttaaggattattagccatttttttattgttttccagTTTAACAGAGTAAGTAAACAACAAAGAAAGGAACTATTACTAGTTATTTTTCAAATCAATCTTAAAACTTTTTAAGGATCGGCAGATACCCTGCCAAGGTGACTGTCTCTGTAACCTCTGTAAATGAAGCGTACCTGCGTGATGCAGGCCCCAGTGAAGGCCACGATCACCGCCACCACGTTGACGGTGAGCTGAAACTGGAGGAATTTGGAGATGCTGTCGTACACGTTCCGCCCCCACATCACCGCCTTCACGATGCTGGAGAAGTTGTCGTCCGTCAGGATGATGTCGGACGCCTCCTTAGCAACATCTGTGCCAGCAATGCCCTGTTGAAGCGGACAAGCAAACAAACCTACAATTAACGTCCCATGGGGACGGCACAAAAGCGCCACAGCGTGGAAACGAATCCCGGCGAGATACCATGGCAAATCCCACGTCGGCCTTCTTCAGCGCTGGCCCGTCGTTGGTACCATCTCCCGTCACCGCGACCACCTGCCTCTGCTCTATAACGGTGCTGTCAATGATGCCTACAAccaaaaagagaaaatggtGAGATAGCCAATCACGGCGTGGGGTTCGAGGTGAGAAGGATGGAGTGGTGCAAAGTCATTATCAAATATAACAGGTAAAATATAAACTAGTGGGTATAATGCCAGTAGCCACTGGTGCACTGGTCTGGGGTTCTTCAGGTTCTAAACCTTCCTTATTCCAGTGTATTACCTTTCACTAAAGTATGCTTGTCTGTTGGTGACGATCTGGCCAGGACCCTGAGCTTGGGCCATATTTTATCGATCCGTTCTTGTTCGATCTGTCAatagagagaagaaaaaaaaaataaataaattacaaagtCGAACCCCACATGCCACCTGCTCCTGCTGTCCCCCCCGTCCCCACCTCGCCCTTCTCGTTGCGTATCCGCCGGTTGAACTCCTTCCCCTCTAGACAAAGGAACTCGTCCCCGGGCTGAAGGATGCCACACTTGGTGGCGATGGCGCGGGCGGTGTTGATGTTGTCCCCGGTGACCATGCGCACGGTGATCCCAGCACGTTGACATTTCCTTATGGCGTCTGGGACCtgcaggggggggggaataaataaataaccagtcCAAACACTGCCTGCTGATTTTCAATTCCTATGGTTACGGTAAATTGTCCTCATGGCAAGGTGGTGACAATGTACATGTGACCGTTTATCTACATTTTCACCCTTCCCTGTGACCATCTTCTGTCCAGCTACGCTGCTTCTATGGAGAAGTGTCCATCTCGTGTGTTTTATTGGTGGGGGGTTTGGCATGTATAAGACCCCTGGACACCCCTGACCTGCCCTCATTTTTAAAAGCTCTGAGCACTCTTTGCCGTAGAGGCTCTTGACATGTTCCTGAGTCATGAGGAACCGGCCCAGGAAGCAAGCTCCTGCTTCCGAGCTGACTGTGGCACTAAGGCCACTGAAGGGGACGAGAGCACCGGTCATGTGATTCCCAGACTCATCCAGTCTCACCAGACTCATTTAGCACGAGACGTGcaaactcacctccggcctgaCGGGGTCCTCGATTCCgaccacacacatgcaggtgAGGCTGGTGAGAATGTCCGTCTCATTGTCCCAGTCCGGCTCTCCGTCGGTGGCGGGAAAGTCTCTGTAGGCCAAGCAGATGGTCCTGAGGCCCTCGGACGCCATGGGCTCGATCACTTTCTTCATCATGTCGTCCCGGTCCCTCGGACGGAACACCTTCGGCTCGCCGCTGGCCGTCAGGATCTTGTAGCACCTGAAGGGGACGAGGCCGGGTCTTAAACCTCAACTTCCACAGACAACTCGCTGTTCTCCTCTTTCTATATTCTACCGTTAACTTGTACGTAGAATACAATGATTATATTTACGGACATGCCGATTATGGTGATGCAGAGCAGTAGAACTAATTTACCACTACAGCCTTCAAATAGAACTGAAAATCATGTGTAATCATTCATATACAGAATAACGTCAGACAACATCAGTGCAACATTCTTCTTACTTCTTGAGGAGGATCTCCGAGGCTCCTTTGCTAAACATGCGGAAGCTTCCGTCAGCGTTCTTCAGCACAGTGCTCATGGATTTTCTGACAGAGTTGAAGGTGTAGACCTTGTAGAGGCGCTCTTCCGGGATCTCGTTGCGGATCGCTTGGTAGTCTCTTTTTAAGTCCAAGGCGAAGCCCAGCAAGGCACACTCAGTCTTGTTGCCCACCTGGCGCGGCAGGCCGCCCTCTTTCTCGGGGGACTGCAGAGAGACGTGGGACAGGTAAACATGGCCACCATTCATAAATCCCCCACGGTGACATTTCACCCCGGTTTTCGCTCGGAACGTGGTCGTTTCCAGAACGTCTGACCCCTGTCCGGCATTAAAATCACAGAAGCTGCCGcctgctgatttgtttgcagtTTACACACCCGGCAGAAGGccgagtcacacacacacacacactcgctgatATAAGGGCACCCACAACGTAAGCATCGGTTTGTGGAGCGGAAGCAAGGGCATCCAGCTACTACGCAGTAAACAGGTCACCATTTTAGGAATATTCATAATGCTTtgcgggcaaaaaaaaataaattctctcCATGGAATATCTGAGGAATCTGGACCCATGTATACATGTGACACACGAAGGTTTAAATTCTTCAAGGAATGTGGAGAGTGGGCagcagaggtgggtagtaacgagttaaaaaaaaaaaaacaaacaaaaaaaaaaaaaaacactttttaatctTACTTAgctacatttaaataaatatttaaataaatatttaaataaataaatagtattttaaatacttcatttttgccagacagatgCCGTGAGTAGATCGAACACATGACTATGTTCCACCACTCAGACGAAGCAACAATGATCCCACGACGcagtttcaccaatcagacgtagccatgcGGTCACATGGCGGCATAGTGGCACAATCTCGACACACAGCACCGGCACGAAATGAAGAATGACCGATGCGACGGCCTccgttgccggctcgaatctcgatccgccaaggtgccaccgtgcaaaagcaccgtccccacacactgctccccgggtgcctgtcatggccgcccactgctcaccaagggtgattggttaaatgcagaggacacatttcaccgtgtcaccatgtgctgtgcttcacaatgactaacacgtcactttcaccttcaccaGTTACTCAGTACATGAGTAGCTTCATCACTACATACTTTTGTACTATTACTTGAGTAATGTTTTGGACTACTactttttacatgtaaatgagTAAAACTACTAATACTTTGGCTACGCTACTCACCTGGCCGGCAGCGATAGTCTGGGAGTACCGACGCCCTGAGATAAGCCTCACCTAATTAAGTAGGTAGCCTGGCTTCATGTAAGCCAACAGACTAATGAAGATGGATCAAGGTTCTAAGAACGTGACTGGTGAGGCATGAGGGCTaccgctacacacacactcagcatttCCAGGCGATATGCCACAGATCGTACCATGATCTTGGTGGTGTATGCACAGTTGACCCCGATGCCCAGGATGAGCAGGTCCATGATGCTGGAGGGGACAAGCTCGGGTTCCGGAACCCTCCTGTAGTGCTTGTCTGCAATGTAAGCCTGCACGACGGTCATCCTGTTCATGGTCAGCGTGCCAGTCTTGTCGGAGCAGATGGCCGTGGCGTTCCCCATGGTCTCGCAGGCGTCCAAGTGCCTCACCAGGTTGTTGTCCTTCATCATTTTCTGGGAAAAGGTGCAAACCGATCGCATTTTAAGAcgagaaatggaaaaaatgaccATTGCGGGACAGAGAAGTAACTGCAGAGGGACAGGCAAGTCATCTCTTTATGTGTTACCCAGCGCCCTGGAGGATCAGGCGTGTAGCTTTAAGGCACTTTGAGAAGATCGGTCACAGACACCATGTGGTCCGCTAAGCCGCGGTGAGGTGGCAGAAGGCCCTTACTTTGACTGAGTACGCCAGCGAAATGGTGACTGCCAGGGGGAGCCCTTCAGGAACAGCGACCACCAGCACAGTGACGCCGATGATGAAGAATTTGACAAAGAACTGGATGTAGATGGGTGTGCACTCCTTCACCCATGGCAGCTCCTGGAGCCAGAAGGTGTCCACCGCAAAGAGAACCACGAGGATGATGACCGTGATGGCTGACATCACCAGACCTGCGTGGGGAAAGTCGCTTATCAAGACCAGAACATCTACAGACGCGTAAGACCAATAAGACCAGACGCGTGAGGACTGTGGGATCTCACCAGCTTTGCCAATCTGGACCGCTAGCTTGGTCAGTTTCCCTTGAAGGACAGACTTCTCTTTCTTTGGCAAGTTGGCCTTCCGCTTCTCCTCGCGTTCGGCACCCTCGTCGCTGTTCAGGGGCTGCATCTCCATGGCGGCTCCATCCTGGGCTTTGGCTAAATGGGAAACGACGCCCAGAATTAGTCAGCAGGACCAATGCTGCCCAGATGTGATGGCAACAGAATGACAACAGTGACACAGCCAGCCCACCGGCGAAGGGCCAGAAGAAACCAAACACAAACATGACCTCAGAGGTGACTGGAAAGAGGAAGGGGCGTCTCCTACGTTTCCGCCCATCTGTGCCAACATGCGACGTACACATGGGTCGTGCTAACTCAATGAAGCGCgaaaaattcattcaaatacGGTGGGAATGTAATTGTTGTCGGCACGCTGCAGGGCTTTTTACAGTCGCCACACAGacccctcccccacacacatCAGGTCACGTGACCCAGTAACGCAGGGATCGGGGAGCTAATCTCTACTTCAACAGTCAACGTGGTGAAATCATGGAAACGAGCTCTGTGGgtagaacgtgtgtgtgtgtgtgtgtttgggtggcgTTTCACATGTTTGCCGGTAACACAGCAAGTCATCGCAGCCAGAAGGATTATTGACCCGCGTTCTCGGGCCAACCTGCCAGACCGAGGCTCTTCACACACACGGCTTCCAAGATGGAGTTCTTCTGTCCTAACCAGAACCTGCACAGCgcagtgcagacacacacacacacaaagtcaacACAGCCGCTCACCTTTCTTCCTGTTCTCCACGGAGCCGTCCTGCTTTTTGTCTGTTTGGAGAGAGAACGCGCCTCCATTAGTCACCATCAGGCCTTCAAACGTATTTACAAAATTATGCAAACACGCCACCGATCCAACATGTGAAACGCGGCACCAGAATTCTGATGAGGAAGCAAACAGACGACAGCGAGCACGACGCCAACATGCAAATACACAGCtgtctctctaacacacacacacacacacacacacacacacagaatccagCTAACCTGCAAACTACGAGATAACACGTCTGACAAATGATAACAACAGTTCACAATATGCATATACCCACATTCCACGGGTAACCAACTAACTAACTAGTCTGCTCAGCTAATGTAAGAGTACCACTGGTTCAGGGACTAGAGGGAAATTAGGGAGCTAATTTCTAATAGCACGTCTAATCTGGACCATCCTGGAGAGAAGAGTGAGACCAATGCACCAGACCGGCCATAGAACGAATTACAGAACAAATTTTGAAAACTCTCTTTTAACATTGTAAAAGCCGACCAGAGGGGTGTACAACTGGCCCACATGATCCTCAtcatattgttaataataatatcagCACTATTAGCGTGGATTTGCACTgcccgtgtcccctgtttgtCACACTTTATGTCACTATGTAACTTTATTTTCTAATGTTACATGGATCACCGGGTTCCAGAGAAactgtgtactgtctaacacgtatatagctgacatgacaataaagctcaactttattattattattattaataatatcgCACTGTGCTGTGATCTCCTCTATAATCCCCTGTCTCTCCTCACCTCCATCTGTTTCTGCAGCATCTACAAACACAAAGAGCgttcagtacacacacacacacacaccacgtgcCACAGTTGTCATGTGTGAGGTGTGGACACAAAAACTCactcttcttttccttcttcttttccttctccttcttcttctcgtcGTCATCTTCATCGTCCTCCTCGTCGTCCCCCGCCCCCAGCAGCGTGAAGATTATTCCAGTCTGGGAGTTGACTCCCACGGCAGTGACCAGCATTTTTCCCGAGCCCTCCATGACGTGGGTTCCTGCGGGGGCGCCGGGGAGGAACGGTGAGGAAACAAGGCACACGTGTCCGCCAGGTCCGGTGTAGGTCCCGGAACGCTCCCGTACCTGAGAGCAGCATGGGATCCTTCTCCTGCGTCTTCTTGACGTGGTCCGACTCCCCTGTGAGCGAACTCTCGTCGATTTTCAGATCGTTTCCCTGGATAAGGATGCCGTCAGCTGGAAGGAGGtcacctgtaacacacacacagcgtccaGTCACACAGTCTGTGTCGTCACACCTCAGCTCCTACACGCGTCGGTAGAGAACCACGCACCATATTTGATTTGCGCGATGTCCCCGACCACGATCTCAGCCACGGGGATCTGGATCACCTGACCGCTCCGGACCACCGTAAACTTCTGCTCTTGTTCGATCCGGCTTTGTAAGCCGCGGAACTGCTTCTCCTTGCTCCAGTCGTTGAAGGCCGTCACCAGCACCACGCAGATGACCGACAGCAGGATGGCCGCGCCCTCGATCCAGCCGGCATGCGCCTCGCCCTCGTCCTCCACGCCACCCGCCGCCTTCCCACATGCTGCGccggtggggaaaaaaaaaaaaaaagaagccctgAGCAAACCCTCTCTCCCCGCTCACAACATACCTGGAaccataattttacatttacgccatttaccagacgcccttatccagagcgacttacaatcagtagttgcagggacagtccccccctggagacactcagggttaagtgtcttgctcagggacacgatggtagtaagtgggatttgaacctgggtcttctggttcataggcgagtgtgttacccaccaggctactaccacccactcagACATgacatgtgaagtgattgtcacacgtgatacacagcagcacagcacacagtgcacacagtgaaatttgtcctctgcatttaacccatcaccctgagtgagtagtgggcagccatgaccagcgcccggggagcagtgtgtgggaacggtgctttgctcagtggcacctcagtggcaccttggcggatcgggattcgaaccagcaaccttctgattacagggccgcttccttaaccgctaggccaccactgccccatgcaggGTAGGGGTGTTCGAAATGAATCTCAGACacggacgattctgcatcgatatTTTTATAGTGTCAGTATAAAAATTAGTCCTCGTCCACGCGGACGTTCGAAACTGGCGGCCTTATAACGACATGTGCGCTTCAGCTGCGTTCGATTGGCATGCGCTTGACGTTGTTTAACGCTCCTTGCGGCTTACATTTTATAGCTTGTTTTATTAGCCATCTGTCTCAGCTTTTGGAATTTCACCTAGCAGCTATCGAACATTCGTGAAAAATGTGACATTGGAATAAAAGAGTTTGGCTACTCACATACATCTGTCGTGTCCGGAGGGTGATAAAAAGAAAGGCCTAAAGAAACAATGGCTGCCACTTCTAAGATAATCAGCGTAACGTCTTGCAAAGCTTCCCAGACTAACTGGAGAAAAGTTTTTGGCTTCTTGGGAGGTATAAAGTTCTGTCCAAACTCTGCTTTCCTCTTGTCGATGTCTGCGGGCTGTCCGGTTAGACCTGCGGAGATGGAGAGAAGAACGAAGGAGCGCACATCAACACGACTGGAACGAGTGGATGCTTCTTGCTATGGAAATGAGTGTctccgtttaaaaaaaataaacgtttataagaaattgtgaaaaattgaggagagagaaaaaaaattaataaataaacagctgCAGTTCTCATTACAGAACTAAGAACACCAGAACATAAATCATGAACTCAGCTATTCAGCCGGATTTCAGGTTCAAGTCAAGTTCTAGTAATTACACGAGGGGACCTGCTGCGTCATCCGATTTCGTGAATAAGACGTACgtattgggggaaaaaaaaaaaagacaatcagCGGGAACAATAATTGCGCCTGACGGAACAAAGGCAGCACAGCGCGgtaaggaggggaaaaaaaccaaaccaaatgaGACACACAGACTATGGATGGGAATCCTGGCCTAATCGACTTGAAtcttacatttaccagacgcccttatccagagcgacttacaatcagtagttccagggacagtccccccctggagacactcagggttaagcgtcttgctcagggacacgacggtagtaattgggatttgaacctgggtcttctggttcataggcgagtgtgttacccgctaggccactaccacccggAATCTGCTCGTCAGATCTCAGTATGGTGACGTCAGAGGCAGGAAAGGACAACGGGGCATCATACCGCACATGGTGTGAGGCGGCCTTATCGCTCGGACCACCGAAGCTCTATCAGGACAGAGATTTTTACTATGAGGAGTCCGTGTTGACAGCGTAAAAATCTGTAGCTGATGTTTTACGAAGAATTCTGCATTGGGATAGGGCACCGGTTCCGAAAAACGCATTTTCCACTCAGTCCACGGGGGCAGGGGGCCGAAATGTCCCTTTAAGCTCCTTCCGCGTCCGGCTCATTTAACCAGGGGCCGACCCGCGCAAACAGGGCCTCGCCGTTGCTACGCAGAATTCCCCCGCGGTAAGGGGGGGAACAGGCCGAGCCGAGAGGAGAGCCGTGTGATGAGCGGGTGGAAAATAAACTCGACCAGCTCAGCAGAGAACGTTCATAAACACGGTAAGCGGCCAGCGCGGCGCGAGGGAGATATtctcgctcgcacacacacacacacacacacacacacagctgggtaATATATCGAAGACGCTACCGAtcttaatataaatacattatatatatgtatatggtGCAAAATTTACAATCGACATACGAATTCCAAACTGGCGGGAATCAGGCCGCAACGGCCAGGCCAACGTGACACTCAAACCGAGTGGGCGCGGCTGATAAACGCACCACGAGCAGCTATTTCGCCCCGACCGCTGACCACGCCCCCCCCAATCGACCACTAATTACAGCCCAGCGGCTCCGTGGGATTGGCTAATCCTGAGGGGTCAGGGGTTAACTGGCTGATGGGCGGCAGGGAGGTGTAGAGATAACCGGATCCTGAACGTTGCTGGGAATACGGGAGTGGGGTTCACGGAGAATCCCCTCCCCGTACAATAACGCTTCAACATCAATGGTTtcggtgatttaaaaaaataaataaataaataaagtgcaattTTAACATCGAAACGTGttaaaatgtcttaaaagtTCCACTTTACCGAAGGTGGAATCAACTGACCCGAGGAGATCTGGAGAAGCCCAGATCTTCTCGTTGGGGTGACGATGGTTAAGTAAAACGTGAACGCTGCAGCACACGCGGTTTAAAATGCTAATTCGGGAGTTTAACCCAaaacaaatgatgaaataaaaagtgCTGAGAGCAGCTTGGAGAGCCGGGATCTGTTGGGAAGATTAGGGAAGGATTTGCTCGGGAATAGAGATTAATTGGAAATCCCTTTTCAATAGTCAAAGCTCCCATAACCTTCAATGACGGCGTAATTTCCTCCGGCAAGCGTGAGTGAGC is a window encoding:
- the LOC114772532 gene encoding plasma membrane calcium-transporting ATPase 1-like isoform X4, with amino-acid sequence MANNSYSGVKNPAGEANHDGEFGCSLKELRALMELRGAEGINKVQECYGDVNGLCSRLKSSPVDGLTGQPADIDKRKAEFGQNFIPPKKPKTFLQLVWEALQDVTLIILEVAAIVSLGLSFYHPPDTTDVSCGKAAGGVEDEGEAHAGWIEGAAILLSVICVVLVTAFNDWSKEKQFRGLQSRIEQEQKFTVVRSGQVIQIPVAEIVVGDIAQIKYGDLLPADGILIQGNDLKIDESSLTGESDHVKKTQEKDPMLLSGTHVMEGSGKMLVTAVGVNSQTGIIFTLLGAGDDEEDDEDDDEKKKEKEKKKEKKTKAQDGAAMEMQPLNSDEGAEREEKRKANLPKKEKSVLQGKLTKLAVQIGKAGLVMSAITVIILVVLFAVDTFWLQELPWVKECTPIYIQFFVKFFIIGVTVLVVAVPEGLPLAVTISLAYSVKKMMKDNNLVRHLDACETMGNATAICSDKTGTLTMNRMTVVQAYIADKHYRRVPEPELVPSSIMDLLILGIGVNCAYTTKIMSPEKEGGLPRQVGNKTECALLGFALDLKRDYQAIRNEIPEERLYKVYTFNSVRKSMSTVLKNADGSFRMFSKGASEILLKKCYKILTASGEPKVFRPRDRDDMMKKVIEPMASEGLRTICLAYRDFPATDGEPDWDNETDILTSLTCMCVVGIEDPVRPEVPDAIRKCQRAGITVRMVTGDNINTARAIATKCGILQPGDEFLCLEGKEFNRRIRNEKGEIEQERIDKIWPKLRVLARSSPTDKHTLVKGIIDSTVIEQRQVVAVTGDGTNDGPALKKADVGFAMGIAGTDVAKEASDIILTDDNFSSIVKAVMWGRNVYDSISKFLQFQLTVNVVAVIVAFTGACITQDSPLKAVQMLWVNLIMDTFASLALATEPPTEALLLRKPYGRNKPLISRTMMKNILGHGVYQLTIIFTLLFAGERMFDIDSGRNTPLHAPPTEHYTIVFNTFVMMQLFNEINARKIHGERNVFEGIFNNLIFCSIVFGTFIIQIVIVQFGGKPFSCQGLTIDQWLWCIFLGFGCLLWGQVISSIPTSRLKFLKTAGHGTQKEEIPEEELDEMEDLDEIDHAERELRRGQILWFRGLNRIQTQIRVVNAFRSSLSPYEGLEKPESRSSIHNFMTHPDFRIEDSEPHIPLIDDTDAEDDAPTKRNATPTPPPPPSPNQNNNAVESGLHLFLDGGSVTPATPSAPASPMHSLETSL